From Rhizorhabdus wittichii RW1, a single genomic window includes:
- a CDS encoding hypothetical protein (KEGG: rfr:Rfer_4363 hypothetical protein), translated as MMTSSSQSRAIMLMVGLPHLRSGPLLARARNLALPVLVSANAFSRWVDAGQGREWAGWKLQDLENAASLHSLCLDSAGFSAMAHYGGYPWTIDAYVALASAFPFRWWASLDYCVEQEVARDREEVLDRIARTVRANIECHARAVDRNIASTFLPVIQGRLPQDYERCATALAGLVERHPLIGVGSMCRRPIHGDAGLIAVVDHLDRVLPPAVRLHLFGVKGAAIPFLKPFARRVASIDSQAYGIAARSKARVHGCRKSDDLVADEMERWVEQQRARLRQPARPLPIAAPATAPPLRFDPWEEAIAKAREDLRALIESGDLDHDALVTGWVEQWAADLLHAEP; from the coding sequence ATGATGACGTCCTCGTCCCAATCGCGCGCGATCATGCTGATGGTCGGGCTGCCGCATCTTCGCTCCGGCCCGTTGCTCGCCCGCGCGCGCAATCTTGCCCTGCCGGTCCTCGTCTCGGCCAATGCCTTCTCCCGCTGGGTGGACGCCGGGCAGGGACGTGAATGGGCCGGCTGGAAACTCCAGGACCTGGAGAATGCGGCCAGTCTCCACAGTCTTTGCCTGGACAGCGCCGGGTTCAGCGCCATGGCCCACTATGGCGGCTATCCCTGGACCATCGACGCCTATGTCGCGCTCGCGTCCGCCTTTCCCTTTCGCTGGTGGGCAAGCCTCGACTATTGCGTGGAGCAGGAGGTTGCCCGCGACCGCGAGGAGGTCCTCGACCGGATCGCGCGCACCGTCCGGGCCAATATTGAATGCCATGCGCGCGCTGTCGATCGGAATATCGCCAGCACATTCCTGCCGGTCATCCAGGGCCGCCTGCCGCAAGATTACGAACGCTGCGCCACTGCGCTCGCGGGGCTTGTCGAGCGCCATCCCCTCATCGGTGTCGGATCGATGTGCCGACGACCCATCCATGGCGACGCCGGTCTTATTGCGGTGGTCGATCATCTCGATCGCGTCCTGCCGCCAGCGGTGCGGTTGCATCTCTTCGGCGTCAAGGGCGCGGCCATTCCCTTCCTCAAACCCTTCGCGCGCCGCGTCGCCTCGATCGACAGTCAGGCCTATGGCATCGCAGCGCGCAGCAAGGCGCGGGTGCATGGTTGTCGAAAGTCGGATGACCTCGTCGCCGACGAGATGGAGCGGTGGGTCGAGCAGCAGCGGGCGCGGCTACGCCAGCCTGCCCGCCCCCTGCCGATCGCGGCGCCTGCGACAGCGCCGCCGCTGCGGTTCGATCCCTGGGAAGAGGCGATCGCTAAGGCGCGGGAAGACCTGCGGGCGCTCATCGAAAGCGGCGACCTCGATCATGATGCGCTTGTGACCGGATGGGTCGAGCAATGGGCCGCAGACCTGCTGCACGCCGAGCCTTGA
- a CDS encoding nuclease (SNase domain protein) (PFAM: nuclease (SNase domain protein)~KEGG: sal:Sala_0134 excalibur): MMARKVMLAGLCAALLMGSSPPGAQSFHARGRALDGDTIAVDIRLLGIDAFETRQMCERRNGCWPCGKAAQDLAARALRDAEPVITLTPSSTYGRPVATVTVRGSDLGETLLRAGLAIPQSQYLRRDPARRARYEAAFADAQGRRAGAFDGTWLPPARWRKGERLACERR; the protein is encoded by the coding sequence ATGATGGCGCGCAAGGTCATGCTCGCTGGCCTTTGTGCAGCCCTGCTTATGGGTTCCAGCCCGCCGGGCGCCCAGAGCTTCCATGCCCGCGGCCGCGCGCTCGACGGCGATACAATCGCCGTCGATATCCGCCTGCTCGGGATCGATGCCTTCGAGACAAGGCAGATGTGCGAGCGCCGGAACGGCTGCTGGCCATGCGGCAAGGCCGCGCAGGATCTCGCAGCGCGGGCTCTGCGCGATGCCGAGCCGGTCATCACGCTGACGCCCTCGTCGACCTATGGCCGTCCCGTCGCCACCGTGACCGTTCGCGGCTCCGATCTTGGCGAGACGCTGCTCCGCGCCGGGCTTGCAATCCCGCAATCGCAGTATCTTCGCCGCGATCCCGCCCGCCGCGCGCGCTATGAAGCGGCTTTCGCCGACGCCCAAGGCCGCAGGGCAGGGGCCTTTGACGGCACCTGGCTGCCCCCCGCACGCTGGCGCAAAGGCGAACGCCTCGCCTGCGAGCGCCGATAA
- a CDS encoding hypothetical protein (KEGG: rde:RD1_A0106 RC187) yields the protein MSRHSMGGHATAKAYLDDQFTYERDHPEGGTRGLKVLASSCPANRVYYAAAQVTRDGIGGEVFAIVCLVLWNPRSANGENFGYKDMTENMGPCEAACPAAILDLLTPTTNAHALDWRRRCREALARRSRKIETGARIKLPAPVRFSDGHVGEEFIVDRIGRRVILRDPETRMPYRISRFMDQAWTIVPETKVHKTLFA from the coding sequence ATGTCCCGCCATTCGATGGGCGGGCACGCAACCGCGAAAGCCTATCTCGACGACCAGTTCACCTATGAGCGCGACCATCCCGAAGGCGGCACGCGCGGCCTCAAGGTGCTCGCCTCGTCCTGCCCTGCAAACCGCGTCTATTATGCGGCCGCGCAAGTGACGCGCGACGGCATCGGCGGCGAGGTCTTCGCCATCGTCTGCCTCGTCCTGTGGAATCCGCGCAGCGCGAACGGCGAAAATTTTGGCTACAAGGACATGACGGAAAATATGGGCCCCTGCGAGGCTGCCTGTCCCGCCGCGATCCTCGATCTTCTGACACCGACCACCAACGCGCATGCGCTCGACTGGCGGCGTCGCTGCCGCGAGGCGCTCGCCCGCCGTTCCCGAAAGATCGAGACCGGCGCGCGCATCAAGCTGCCCGCGCCGGTCCGGTTTTCCGACGGGCATGTGGGCGAGGAATTCATCGTCGACCGGATCGGCCGCCGGGTCATCCTGCGCGATCCCGAGACGCGCATGCCCTACCGGATCAGCCGCTTCATGGACCAGGCCTGGACGATCGTCCCGGAGACCAAGGTCCACAAGACCCTCTTCGCCTGA
- a CDS encoding domain of unknown function DUF1738 (PFAM: domain of unknown function DUF1738~KEGG: eli:ELI_04055 hypothetical protein), which translates to MSKPARTGRDAAAEISAIIIDRLEKGVPPWTRPWRTSGSGGRPLRHCGTPYTGINNLLLWALGDMHGYRSRYWMTYRQASELGAQVRRGEQGALSVYYSSFKKTETDAASGEAVERSIRFLRHYIVFNADQIDGLPGYYYPPEVPATPLSPSLRQAAIDSFFAAIPADVRHGGNGAFYSPTFDYIQMPKRSSFISMDHYASVRVHETGHWTGHGDRLARTFGKRFGDKAYAFEELVAEITAGLVCAELGLPNELHDSHASYVGHWLGILKADKTAIIHAASKAEQAFVYLTAFGEVGQAGSAAASELAAAA; encoded by the coding sequence ATGTCCAAGCCTGCACGAACCGGCCGGGATGCCGCGGCCGAAATCAGCGCCATCATCATCGATCGCCTTGAAAAGGGCGTACCGCCCTGGACCCGGCCCTGGCGCACGAGTGGCAGCGGCGGCCGGCCGCTCCGGCACTGCGGCACGCCCTATACGGGGATCAACAATCTCCTGCTTTGGGCGCTCGGCGACATGCACGGCTACCGGTCGCGCTACTGGATGACCTATCGGCAGGCGAGCGAGCTCGGCGCGCAGGTCCGCCGCGGCGAGCAGGGCGCCCTGTCGGTCTATTATTCCTCGTTCAAGAAGACCGAGACAGACGCCGCGAGCGGTGAGGCCGTGGAACGCAGCATCCGCTTCCTGCGCCATTACATCGTCTTCAACGCCGACCAGATCGACGGCCTGCCCGGCTATTACTACCCGCCCGAGGTGCCGGCGACGCCGCTGTCCCCCTCTCTGCGGCAAGCGGCGATCGACAGCTTCTTCGCGGCGATCCCCGCCGATGTCCGTCATGGCGGTAACGGCGCCTTCTACTCGCCCACCTTCGACTATATCCAGATGCCCAAGCGCTCGAGCTTCATCTCGATGGACCATTATGCGAGCGTCAGGGTCCATGAAACGGGGCACTGGACCGGCCATGGCGACCGGCTCGCGCGCACCTTCGGCAAGCGCTTCGGCGACAAGGCCTACGCATTCGAGGAACTTGTCGCCGAGATCACCGCCGGGCTGGTCTGCGCCGAGCTTGGCCTCCCCAACGAGCTACACGACAGCCACGCGAGCTATGTCGGCCACTGGCTCGGGATCCTCAAGGCCGACAAGACCGCCATCATCCACGCCGCGTCCAAGGCCGAACAGGCCTTCGTCTATCTGACGGCGTTCGGCGAGGTCGGGCAAGCGGGCAGCGCCGCGGCGTCCGAACTTGCCGCGGCTGCGTGA
- a CDS encoding ParB family protein (TIGRFAM: parB-like partition protein~PFAM: ParB domain protein nuclease~KEGG: sal:Sala_0428 ParB-like partition proteins): MVRASRRLPVIDSVKLNKLRLSPINVRKVSEDRLRLDELTPDVEARGILQNMLVTPAKPKGTFEVLDGGRRWRALMRLVEAGTIVAADYDVPVRVITGDIAHLSETSFAATYHQLPLTPAEECRAYEHFIGKGADIDGVAKRFGKTRRFVEGRLRLASLAEPIFDALASGAITLDIAKAYASTESHDKQLDVWSTYGQNSYVNADSIRRVIANDALKSNEPIALLIGEDRYAAAGGRVDRDLFSEGGDRWIDPEIAKGVAAEMMEAEAKRIGEESGLAWIRPIASSYAYNHAQDLYRVMLDPPELTDEQAARLEAIEARRSELEELMQDEALDEDQFKALDSEDDALMAEAEAIENRLPVLPDELKPHVGAFLLLTPQGEMRLDTQFFSEQPIQRIDDEAQGEGEEDDGEGGEEGERLAGGFRIGGADKEAPSLPEEAVGPGGKPLSARLYDELAMQRRDILAASLLAEPALALDYALFTMIDARSQSTRHTGYHSVHYGSTLRAGAPQDPISGDMPVTRARQYLAEAHDGLDAAWTEPADIVERFEAFRALGDDAKAAWLAYIVAVSLEAKGGFKAEQIPLQNRLASILEIDVAAWWRPTAENFFDRVNKGTILTLLNDVGGGSLTARHATLKKGEIAASCEKLFAGESIVEPDVKEAALAWVPNAMRFLDRVPEQAEEPFDALGDLDVAESDGADDSETDDGDAVTAAPTASAPAEADEDELAAAEA, translated from the coding sequence ATGGTCCGGGCATCAAGGAGACTTCCAGTGATCGACAGCGTCAAACTCAACAAGCTCCGCCTCTCGCCGATCAATGTGCGCAAGGTTTCGGAAGACCGGCTGCGTCTCGATGAACTCACCCCCGACGTCGAGGCCCGCGGCATCCTGCAGAACATGCTGGTGACCCCGGCCAAGCCCAAGGGTACGTTCGAAGTGCTCGACGGGGGACGGCGCTGGCGCGCGCTGATGCGCCTGGTCGAGGCGGGCACGATCGTCGCGGCCGACTATGACGTGCCGGTGCGCGTCATCACGGGCGATATCGCGCATCTGAGCGAAACGTCCTTCGCCGCCACCTATCACCAGCTGCCGCTCACCCCGGCCGAAGAATGCCGCGCCTATGAGCATTTCATCGGCAAGGGCGCCGACATAGACGGGGTCGCCAAACGCTTCGGCAAGACCCGCCGCTTCGTCGAAGGCCGCCTGCGCCTGGCCTCACTGGCCGAGCCGATCTTCGACGCGCTGGCCTCGGGCGCGATTACGCTCGACATTGCCAAGGCCTATGCCTCGACGGAAAGCCACGACAAGCAGCTCGATGTCTGGAGCACCTACGGCCAGAACAGCTACGTCAACGCCGATTCCATCCGCCGCGTCATCGCCAACGACGCCCTTAAATCCAACGAACCGATCGCGCTCCTGATCGGCGAGGACCGCTATGCGGCCGCCGGCGGCCGGGTCGATCGCGACCTCTTCAGCGAGGGCGGCGACCGCTGGATCGATCCCGAAATTGCCAAGGGCGTCGCTGCCGAGATGATGGAAGCCGAGGCCAAGCGCATCGGCGAGGAATCCGGGCTCGCCTGGATCCGGCCGATCGCGAGCAGCTATGCCTATAACCACGCGCAGGATCTCTACCGCGTCATGCTCGATCCGCCCGAACTGACCGACGAGCAGGCCGCGCGCCTGGAAGCGATCGAGGCACGGCGCAGCGAGCTCGAAGAGCTGATGCAGGACGAGGCGCTCGACGAGGATCAGTTCAAGGCACTCGACAGCGAGGACGACGCGCTGATGGCCGAGGCCGAAGCCATCGAGAACCGGCTGCCGGTGCTGCCCGACGAGCTCAAGCCGCATGTCGGCGCGTTCCTCCTGCTGACCCCGCAGGGCGAAATGCGCCTCGACACGCAGTTCTTCAGCGAACAGCCCATCCAGCGCATCGATGACGAGGCGCAGGGCGAGGGCGAGGAGGACGACGGCGAGGGCGGCGAAGAGGGCGAGCGCCTGGCAGGCGGTTTCCGCATCGGCGGGGCCGACAAGGAGGCGCCCAGCCTGCCCGAGGAAGCCGTGGGTCCGGGCGGCAAGCCGCTCAGCGCCCGGCTCTACGACGAACTCGCCATGCAGCGCCGCGACATTCTGGCAGCCTCGCTCCTCGCCGAACCCGCGCTCGCGCTCGACTATGCCCTGTTCACGATGATCGACGCGCGCAGCCAGTCCACGCGTCATACCGGCTATCACAGCGTCCACTATGGCTCGACGCTGCGGGCCGGAGCACCGCAAGACCCGATCTCGGGTGACATGCCGGTGACCCGGGCGCGGCAGTATCTCGCCGAGGCCCATGACGGGCTCGACGCGGCCTGGACGGAACCGGCCGATATCGTGGAGCGGTTCGAGGCCTTCCGCGCGCTCGGTGACGACGCCAAGGCAGCCTGGCTCGCCTATATCGTCGCCGTCTCGCTCGAGGCCAAGGGCGGTTTCAAGGCGGAACAGATCCCGCTGCAGAACCGCCTCGCCTCGATCCTCGAGATCGATGTCGCCGCCTGGTGGCGACCCACCGCGGAGAATTTCTTCGACCGGGTCAACAAGGGCACTATCCTCACCCTGCTCAACGATGTCGGCGGGGGCTCGCTGACCGCGCGCCATGCCACGCTGAAGAAGGGCGAGATCGCCGCAAGCTGCGAGAAGCTCTTTGCCGGGGAGTCGATCGTCGAGCCGGACGTCAAGGAGGCGGCGCTCGCCTGGGTCCCCAATGCCATGCGCTTCCTGGATCGCGTGCCGGAACAGGCCGAGGAGCCCTTCGATGCGCTTGGCGACCTGGACGTGGCCGAAAGCGACGGGGCTGATGACAGCGAGACCGACGACGGGGACGCGGTGACCGCCGCGCCGACGGCTTCCGCGCCGGCCGAGGCCGACGAAGACGAACTCGCCGCCGCCGAGGCCTGA